The Acidobacteriota bacterium region ACGACGATGGTGCGGTCGAGGTCGACGGTGCGGGCTCGCTCCAGGCATGCCAGGAGCCGCTCCTGGTGCTCGGAGAAGCGTTCGGGGCTGTCGCCGCTGGGGACGGTCTCGGCATCGGCGGGGAGGAAGATCTTGGGCGCGGGGAAGCGCATCTTGGGAGGTGGCTCCAGGCTGCCGACGAAGAGCCGTTCCCACAGCCGCAAGTGTCCCCGGGCTCCGTGCCCGGCTGCTTTGGCGGGAGCCTTGGCGAGCACCGCTTCTACCTTGTCCAGGTAGAGGCCATCGGTGGTCACCAGGTGCTCCAGGCATTGGGCCAGGGACCAGCGTCGGGGCTCCGGGGAGCATCCCAGCTGCTCGGTTCTCAGGTTGTCGGTGAGCTCCCGCACCTGCTGCCAGGTGCGGCGCAGACCGGCCTCGACTTGATCCAGGTCGACGGTCTTCGATGCCATCCAGGTCATAGTTGCGTCCCTTCCCAGGCCGCCGCCGGCTTTCGCCCGGGCACGAGTCGGCGGCGAGCCGAACTTTCTTCCCACTGATGATTCCAGTAGGCTACGCGGGATTTCAACAGAATGTACAGCCAGCGCGGCGGGTTGGATTCATCCGCGCGGCTTGCAGAAGACTTTTCGAGGAGCGCTCCATGACCCAGACGGTGATCGACATGCAGGGAAAGAAGGCGATCGTCTTTGGTATCGCCAACAAGCGGAGCATCGCCTGGGGCGTGACCCAGGCCCTCCACGCCGGCGGCGCCAAGCTCACTCTCGCCTATCAGGGAGAGCGATTCTTGCGCGCCATCGAGAAGCTGCTGGCGGACGAGGGCATCGAGGACGCTCTGCTGGTGGAGTGCGACGTCACCGAGGAGGGCGCCATCGACCGCGTCTTCGATCAGCACATGGAGCGCTGGGGCGATCTCCACCAGGTCGTGCATAGCGTCGCCTTTGCTCGCCGCGAGGAGTTGGAGGGAGACTTCACCGAGACCAGCTCCGACGGCTTCAAGATGGCTTTGGAGATCAGCGCCTACAGCCTCATCCCCATGGCCCGCATGGCGAAGAAGCACATGGGTGAGGAGGGCGGCTCGATCATCGCCATGACCTATCTCGCCTCCCAGCGGGTGGTGGCCAATTACAACGTCATGGGCTCCGCCAAGGCGGCCTTGGAGCACGTGGTGCGGCAGCTGGCCTTCGAGCTCGGGCCGCACAATATCCGGGTCAACGCCGTCTCCGCCGGGCCGCTGCAAACGGTCTCCGCCCGCGGCGTCGCCAACTTCAACGATATGTACCGGAGCTACGCGGAGAAGACGCCCCTGCGGCGCAACGTGACGCTGGAAGAAGTGGCCAACACCAGCGCCTTCCTGCTCAGCGATCTCTCCACCGGCATCACCGGTCAGATCCTCTTCGTAGACACCGGCTTCAGCATCCTGGCGGCGGTGTGATTCTGCTAACTCAGCGCCACCAGGCCATCAGGTAGAGCACCGCCGCGGCGCCGAGCATGCCGGCGCCCAGCCCCGGGGCCGCCTCCAGGGCGTAGAGCACGGCGCCGGCCACCGCCAGGCCGCTGGCCGCTACCGCCGTGCGGGTGCGGGCCAGGCCGCGCTCCAGGCGGTCCAGGCGGCGGCGGGTGTCCGGGGCCAGGGCGTTGCGCACCGTCAGCTTGCCCACCCGAGTGTGCCGCACCAGCCGCGCCAGCTCCGCCGGCAATCCCAGCGCCTCCCGACCTTGGCGCAGAGCCTCCGCCGCCCACTCCGGCCCCCGAGCTTCCTCCGCCGCCAGCCGAGCGGCGAAGGGAATGGTGGCGCTCCAGGGCTCGAAGCCGGGGTCCAGCTGGGTGGCCAGCCCTCCCAGCAGAGCGGCGGCGCGGCCGGTGAAGAGCAGCTCCGACTGCACCTGCACCGGCGTCTCCAGAATCAGCCGGCCGAATTCCCGCCACAGCTCCCGGGCCTGGCTCAGGGCGAGGTCGTTGAGCCGTCCTAGCTCGACGCCCCAGAAGCGGTCCAGCACCGTTTCCAATGCCTCCTGGAGCTGCTCCAGGTCAGCCCCGGGAAGCAGGATGCCGGCGCTGTAGGCGGCGCGCACGACGCGTCCGGCGTCGCGGCTGCCGAAGCCGATGAGAACCTCCCGCAGGGCCCGGCGCAGACGTTCCGGCACCTCCGCCACCATGCCGAAGTCGACGAAGACGATCTGGAACGGGCGCTGATCGGCGTCCGGGACCGGCGTGCCCGGAGGAAAGCCCTCCGGGTCCTCTCCCGGCAGCGGCAGGGGGCGCACAAAGAGGTTGCCGGGGTGGGGATCGGCGTGGACGAAGTGGTGAACGAAGATTTGCTCCATGTAGGCGCGGTAGAGGCGCCGGGCCAACTCCTTGCGGTCGATCCCTGCGGCGGAGAGGGCCTCGACGTCGCCGATTTTCAGGTAGGCGACATTCTCCAGGGTGAGCAGGCGGCGGCGGGTGGTTTCCCAATACACCTCCGGGATGATCACGCCGTGGTCGCCGGCGAAGTTGTCGGCGAAGCGCTCGGCGTTGTGCCCCTCGTTCTCCAGGTCCAGCTCGCGGCGAGTGGTGGTGCGGAATTCCTCCAGCAGCGCATCCAGATCCACCCGGCTGCGCACCAGCTCCAGATGCTCGAGCCAGCCGGCGGCGACGGAGATAGCCGCCAGGTCGGTCTCCACCAGGGTCTCGATGCCCGGCCGCAGGACCTTGACCACCACCGGCGAACCGTCCAGGAGGCGAGCGCCGTGGACCTGGGCCAGGGAGGCGGCGCCCAGGGGCTCGGGCTCGAGATCCATGAAGACCTGGGCCAGGGGAGCCTCCAGCTCCGCCTCCATCTGCCGAGCGACGCTCTCGAAAGATTCCGCCGGAACCTCGTCCTGGAGTCCCGCCAATTCCCGCGTCACCGCCGGGGGTAGCACGTCGACCCGGGTGCTCAGGTATTGGCCGAGCTTGATCATCACGCCGCCGAGATCCACCGCCAGGGCGCGGTACTGCCGAGCCAGCCGCTGCCAGCGGGGATGGGGCGGCCGGCGCAGACGGCGCAGCCCCGGCCGGGCCAGGATCAGATCCCACCACACCAGGTGCACGGCAAGGCGCAGGAAGAACCACCGCACCTTGCGGTAGCGGCGGCGGTCGATGGTTGGTTTCGGGACCTTCGAAGTCTTCACCGCCGGATATCTACCACAGAGGGGCCTCGGGCACTCTTCTTGTCGGCAACTTTTGGGGATGCAGGAGCCCCACCCCGGGATCAATCCCGGGGCTAAGTAGGCACCGCCGGATGAATCCGGCTCCCTGAGGAACACCCAGCCGATCTCGAGTTCCGGAGCCGGCGGAGCCGGCGGTATTTGAGTAGTCCGGGGTTTTTATCCCCGGGCGGAGGTGGCGGAACCTCGGTCGTTGCCTGCGAGGATTCCCAACTGTGACGAACTCCTCGTCCTTTCCGACTGCTCGGGAATGGACGGGATAGGATCGACCTCTCCAGCGCCTTTCCCGAAAGACCCTTCGTCAGGAGATCCATCAGCATGAGCTCCAAAGCACCCTTCACCATCCGCCCCGCCGAGCCCGGCGACGTGACCCTGATCCATCGCTTCATCCTCGAGCTGGCGGAGTACGAGCGCATGCTCGACGAGGCGGTGCTCACCGTCGAGGACGTCCACCGCGCCCTCTTCGGCGAGACTCCGGCGGCGGAGGTGGTGCTGGCCTACGAGGGGGAGGAGCCGGCGGGTCTTGCGCTCTTCTTTCACAATTTTTCCACCTTCCTGGGACGCCGGGGCCTGTATCTGGAGGACCTCTACGTGCGCCCCGCCTTCCGCGGTCGCGGCTACGGCAAGGCGCTGCTGGTGCATCTGGCGGGGATTGCCCGGGACCGGGGCTGCGGCCGCATGGATTGGGAGGTGCTGGCCTGGAACGAAGGTCCCATCCGCTTCTACGAGAGCCTGGGAGCGGTGGCGATGAACGAATGGCGCCACTTCCGGCTCACCGGCGAGGCTCTGCAGCGAGTGGCGGAGCAGGGGAGTGTGGCCGCCGGAAAGGAGGATTGACTCCATGAGCCTGAGCATCAAGCGGGTCTACGACGACCCTGCGCCGGAGGACGGCCGGAGGATTCTGGTGGACCGTCTGTGGCCGCGGGGGGTGAGCAAGGAGCGGGCGGCGCTGGATCGCTGGATGAAGGAGGTGGCTCCTTCCAACGAGCTACGTAAGGAAGTGCACGCCGGGAAGGTCTCCTGGGATGAATTCCGGGCGCGCTACGGGGCGGAGCTGGAAGCGCCGGAAGCTCAGGAAGCCCTCGATCAGCTGCGCCGCTGGGCCAGCGAAGGGACGGTGACGCTGTTGGTGTCCGTGCGCGACCGGGAGCAGAATCACGCCCAGGTGCTGCGGGAGGTGCTAGAGGACTGAGTGGGGGAGGGAGACGGAGGCTGGTAGCGGGAGTCCCTGCGCCAGGCTCAGCTGTCTTCGCTGGCCAAGTACTCTTCCAGCTCGTCGTAGACATCCGCCGGGCCGCGGGTGGAACGCAGGATTTCCCGCGCTTCTTCGAGCCAGGGCGGCGCCGAGGCGGAGATGCGGCGGGCCGCTTCCATCAATGCCTGGGCGGTGAGGGGCTGGGGGTTGCCGCGCTCCAGACTCGCCTGCAGCACCGCGTCCAGCGCCAAATCCACCAGCCGGGAGAGATCGCCAAAGGTCATGCCGGAGGTCCAGGACGCCAGCTCGGGAAGCTTGAGCTCCTCCTGAGGCTTGCCCTGGCACAGCCGGCGCAGGGCTTCCAGACGGTCGGCCCGGGACGGCGGGCGGACGAAGAGGACGCGGTCGAAGCGCCCGGGGTTGAGCAGCGCTGGATCGGCGTCCCAGGGGGCGTTGGTGGCGGCCAGGATCATCAGCCCTTCGTTGTCCTCGCCGGTGAGCTCGCGGTTCAGCTGGCGGCTCACCGGGCTCAGGGTGCCGGCGGTCTCCACGTCGTCGAAAAAGAGCACCGACGGGCTCATGTCCCGGGCCTGCTCGAAGATCTCCCGCAACATACCGCCGGCGTGCTGCTGCCATTGATCCATCAGGTCGTGGATGTGCACCGCCAGGAACGGCGCCAGCACCTCTCCCGCCACCGCCCGCGCCAGATAGGTCTTGCCGCATCCTGGCGGTCCGTAGAGCAGCACCCGACCCCCCAGCCGTTTGTCGTAGGCGCGGTAGTAGTCTCGGTGGTTGAGGGGGTGGACCAGCATGGCATTGAGCTCGCGCTTGACGCCGTCGAGGCCGCTGACCTCGTCGAAGGTGATGCGCGGCTGGCTGGCGAAGAGCCGCCGCAGGCGATGGGTGTAGGCCTCGGTGGGGGAGATGTTGGGGTCCGGGGCTTCGGCGGAATCGAAGCTGTCGTCTGCCGGCGGCGCCATGGGAGAAGGATTGGTGTCCTCCAGGCCTGGGGCGCCGAGACCTGGGGTGCCACGGCCAGGCTTGCTTCCCGAGCTTTCGGAGCTTGCGGTGCTGAGGGCCGAGGCGGCGGAGCGCGGTGGCATCGCCCGGCTGCCTCTGCGACCTTCCGTCGAACCGGTGGCCCTGGCGGCGGCCGTCTTGCCGGCTCCCGCCGCCCGTGCCGCCATCACCGCTGGATGCTCCGGGGACCCCGGAGGAATCACCGCCGTGGCCAAGCCCAGCTCCGAAGCGAGATCCGGGTCCACCGCTTCCGGATCCTTGGCGATGGCTCGTCGGTACTCTCGGGCGGCGCGTTCGACGCTGCCCAGGGCCAGCAGCAGCCGGGCGTAGAGGATGTAAGCCTTGGCGGGGCGGTCCGAGTCGCGGATCACCTGCTTGACCAAGAGTAGGGCGGTGGAGTTCTGATTCTGGCTGTGGAGCGCCCGCGCCAGACCCAACTTCGAGGGTGCGTCCAGGTGATCGAGGTCGATGGCCTTGCGGAATTCCTCCTCCGCCTGTCGAGCGTAGCCGCGGTTGAGCAGCATCTCGGCATAGTGCCGCCGTAAGGGGCCGCTGTCGGGGGAAAGTTCCACCGCATGGCGCAAGGCTTCGAGGACTTCGTCGTGGAGCTCCATGGTCAAAGGATGTTCATGCTACGGAGCCCCCGGGGGGGAGTCAAGAAGCACGGCGCTTCGGAAGCTCGCGAGGGGAGCCGAAACAGGCTCTTGGACATGATATCTTCGCCGCTATCGTGAACGCATCCTCTCTGCCGGCACCGGGCTCCTTGGGCGCTTGGATTCTAGCCGCACGCCCCGCTACCCTCACCGCCGGCATCGTGCCGGTGATGGTGGGAGCGGCCTGCGCCGCCGTCGCCGGCGGGCTGCGCTGGGATGCGGTGGTGGCGGCCTTGGGTTGTGCCCTGTGGGTGCAGATCGGGGCCAATTTCGCCAACGATGTCTTCGATTTTGAGAAGGGAGCGGATACGGAGGAGCGGCTGGGACCGGTGCGGGCGGTGCAGGCGGGCCTCCTGACTCCAGCCCAGGCGCGCCGGGGGATGATCCTGACCCTGACCCTCTCCGCTGCCAACGCCGCCTACCTGGTGTGGCTCGCCGGCTGGCCTCTGGCGGTGGTAGGAGTACTGGCAGTGCTCTCCGCCATCGCCTACACCGGTGGGCCGTATCCGCTGGGCTACCACGGCCTGGGGGATCTTTTCGTGCTCCTCTTCTTCGGCTTCGTGGCGGTGGGCGGCACGGTCTACGCCAGCCTGGGGCGGGTTCCGGAGCTGGCGTGGTGGTCGGCGATTCCGGTGGGCTGTTTGGCCACCGCCATTCTGGTGGTGAACAATATTCGTGATCGGGCTACCGACGAGGCTTCCGGCAAGCGCACTATGGCGGTGCGTTTGGGGCGTGGCGGAGCGCTGGCGGAGCTGGTGTTGCTGCTGGTGGCGTCCTACGGGACCACCATCGTGGTGCATCTGCGGGGGCTGGCGGAGCCGGCCATCCATCTACCGTGGCTCACCGCGCCCTGGGCGGTGGCGGTGGTGGTGCAGACCCTGCGCCGGCGCGGCCGTCCCCTCAACGCCACCCTGGTGTCGACGGCGCGGCTGTTGTTGGTCTTCGGTCTGTTGCTGACGGCGGGGATTCTGATCTGACGGCGGCTACGATCTGACTCGAGGGCAAGACTCTGACTCTCGAACAGGACAACGCCCAGGCACGGGACAGCCTTTTGCTTCCCGGGAGATTGTGACAAAATGCACAAGCGGCGGAGGACATAGCCTCGGAGGCAGGCCAGAGACCGAAAGAGGTCACGATTTCGAAGCCGCTCGGCGGTCTCGAAATGGCTGGCCGATCAGCACTTCTGAGGGTTATCCTAAGCACAAGCAAGCAACCAAACGCCGGTGACCGATGGCGAGCTGGATCGAAGAGGGTAGGGCGACGCCCCGCTCCGGAGAGATTCGGCCGATATTCTTCGCCGGCGAGCAGCGATAGGAAGACAACGTGGCCCTACACAAGAGCAAACGAGGGTTGGACCTGCCCATTACCGGTC contains the following coding sequences:
- a CDS encoding 1,4-dihydroxy-2-naphthoate polyprenyltransferase; protein product: MNASSLPAPGSLGAWILAARPATLTAGIVPVMVGAACAAVAGGLRWDAVVAALGCALWVQIGANFANDVFDFEKGADTEERLGPVRAVQAGLLTPAQARRGMILTLTLSAANAAYLVWLAGWPLAVVGVLAVLSAIAYTGGPYPLGYHGLGDLFVLLFFGFVAVGGTVYASLGRVPELAWWSAIPVGCLATAILVVNNIRDRATDEASGKRTMAVRLGRGGALAELVLLLVASYGTTIVVHLRGLAEPAIHLPWLTAPWAVAVVVQTLRRRGRPLNATLVSTARLLLVFGLLLTAGILI
- a CDS encoding enoyl-ACP reductase gives rise to the protein MTQTVIDMQGKKAIVFGIANKRSIAWGVTQALHAGGAKLTLAYQGERFLRAIEKLLADEGIEDALLVECDVTEEGAIDRVFDQHMERWGDLHQVVHSVAFARREELEGDFTETSSDGFKMALEISAYSLIPMARMAKKHMGEEGGSIIAMTYLASQRVVANYNVMGSAKAALEHVVRQLAFELGPHNIRVNAVSAGPLQTVSARGVANFNDMYRSYAEKTPLRRNVTLEEVANTSAFLLSDLSTGITGQILFVDTGFSILAAV
- a CDS encoding GNAT family N-acetyltransferase, which translates into the protein MSSKAPFTIRPAEPGDVTLIHRFILELAEYERMLDEAVLTVEDVHRALFGETPAAEVVLAYEGEEPAGLALFFHNFSTFLGRRGLYLEDLYVRPAFRGRGYGKALLVHLAGIARDRGCGRMDWEVLAWNEGPIRFYESLGAVAMNEWRHFRLTGEALQRVAEQGSVAAGKED
- a CDS encoding DUF488 family protein; this encodes MSLSIKRVYDDPAPEDGRRILVDRLWPRGVSKERAALDRWMKEVAPSNELRKEVHAGKVSWDEFRARYGAELEAPEAQEALDQLRRWASEGTVTLLVSVRDREQNHAQVLREVLED
- a CDS encoding DinB family protein; translated protein: MASKTVDLDQVEAGLRRTWQQVRELTDNLRTEQLGCSPEPRRWSLAQCLEHLVTTDGLYLDKVEAVLAKAPAKAAGHGARGHLRLWERLFVGSLEPPPKMRFPAPKIFLPADAETVPSGDSPERFSEHQERLLACLERARTVDLDRTIVVSPVSRLIRLRLGAAFALVEVHQRRHLEQMRRVAEHPDFPG
- a CDS encoding AAA family ATPase — its product is MELHDEVLEALRHAVELSPDSGPLRRHYAEMLLNRGYARQAEEEFRKAIDLDHLDAPSKLGLARALHSQNQNSTALLLVKQVIRDSDRPAKAYILYARLLLALGSVERAAREYRRAIAKDPEAVDPDLASELGLATAVIPPGSPEHPAVMAARAAGAGKTAAARATGSTEGRRGSRAMPPRSAASALSTASSESSGSKPGRGTPGLGAPGLEDTNPSPMAPPADDSFDSAEAPDPNISPTEAYTHRLRRLFASQPRITFDEVSGLDGVKRELNAMLVHPLNHRDYYRAYDKRLGGRVLLYGPPGCGKTYLARAVAGEVLAPFLAVHIHDLMDQWQQHAGGMLREIFEQARDMSPSVLFFDDVETAGTLSPVSRQLNRELTGEDNEGLMILAATNAPWDADPALLNPGRFDRVLFVRPPSRADRLEALRRLCQGKPQEELKLPELASWTSGMTFGDLSRLVDLALDAVLQASLERGNPQPLTAQALMEAARRISASAPPWLEEAREILRSTRGPADVYDELEEYLASEDS
- a CDS encoding AarF/UbiB family protein, producing the protein MKTSKVPKPTIDRRRYRKVRWFFLRLAVHLVWWDLILARPGLRRLRRPPHPRWQRLARQYRALAVDLGGVMIKLGQYLSTRVDVLPPAVTRELAGLQDEVPAESFESVARQMEAELEAPLAQVFMDLEPEPLGAASLAQVHGARLLDGSPVVVKVLRPGIETLVETDLAAISVAAGWLEHLELVRSRVDLDALLEEFRTTTRRELDLENEGHNAERFADNFAGDHGVIIPEVYWETTRRRLLTLENVAYLKIGDVEALSAAGIDRKELARRLYRAYMEQIFVHHFVHADPHPGNLFVRPLPLPGEDPEGFPPGTPVPDADQRPFQIVFVDFGMVAEVPERLRRALREVLIGFGSRDAGRVVRAAYSAGILLPGADLEQLQEALETVLDRFWGVELGRLNDLALSQARELWREFGRLILETPVQVQSELLFTGRAAALLGGLATQLDPGFEPWSATIPFAARLAAEEARGPEWAAEALRQGREALGLPAELARLVRHTRVGKLTVRNALAPDTRRRLDRLERGLARTRTAVAASGLAVAGAVLYALEAAPGLGAGMLGAAAVLYLMAWWR